A single genomic interval of Thermodesulfatator atlanticus DSM 21156 harbors:
- a CDS encoding branched-chain amino acid ABC transporter permease yields MDLAVFLQFVLAGLSAGSIYALIALGFSVINNATGIVNFAQGDFAVLGAFLAYTVLVGMGFPYWLAFLGGVLFASLIGFFLWSFILTRAKSREIILLVFVTVGFSISLHGIIKEVWGKRPLSLPPISHSNLKLGAFLIDSQYLWIIVITLTAFLLLHFFFKHTIWGKAIRAVAVDRKAAAMVGIPVKKVITLSFALAGALGGLAGILVAPVWPLSFESGVYLGLKGFAAAVLGGYGSFPGALIGGLLLGLIEGIGGYFTSAFKNLIAYSLLFIVLLLRPQGLLGSHEDEKL; encoded by the coding sequence ATGGATTTGGCTGTTTTTCTTCAATTCGTGTTGGCAGGGCTTTCTGCTGGTTCTATATACGCTTTAATTGCATTAGGATTTAGCGTTATCAACAATGCCACCGGCATAGTTAATTTTGCCCAGGGTGATTTTGCCGTTCTAGGAGCCTTCCTTGCCTACACCGTTCTTGTTGGCATGGGATTTCCGTACTGGTTGGCCTTTTTGGGAGGTGTTCTTTTTGCCTCTTTGATAGGTTTTTTTCTTTGGTCATTTATCCTCACGCGCGCAAAATCTCGCGAAATTATCCTTTTGGTCTTTGTAACTGTTGGTTTTTCCATTTCCCTGCACGGCATTATTAAAGAAGTTTGGGGGAAAAGACCTCTTAGTCTTCCTCCAATTAGTCACAGTAATTTGAAACTCGGGGCTTTTTTAATAGATTCCCAGTATTTGTGGATTATTGTCATTACGCTTACAGCATTTTTACTGCTTCATTTTTTCTTTAAGCATACTATCTGGGGTAAGGCTATCCGGGCAGTGGCTGTGGATCGGAAAGCCGCCGCAATGGTGGGGATCCCTGTAAAAAAAGTTATTACCCTTAGTTTTGCTTTGGCTGGAGCCCTTGGAGGGCTTGCCGGAATTTTGGTAGCACCTGTTTGGCCTCTTTCTTTTGAAAGCGGAGTTTATCTTGGCCTTAAAGGTTTTGCCGCGGCAGTTCTTGGGGGGTACGGAAGTTTCCCAGGCGCCCTTATAGGGGGTCTTTTGCTGGGGCTCATTGAAGGGATAGGGGGATATTTTACTTCAGCCTTCAAAAATCTTATTGCTTATAGTCTTCTTTTCATAGTCCTTTTGTTGAGACCTCAGGGTCTGCTTGGCTCTCACGAGGACGAAAAATTATGA
- the ccsB gene encoding c-type cytochrome biogenesis protein CcsB, with the protein MTSSLLLSIATFLYLAAAIFYLLNWIFGWRKCGLIGTATAAGGLALHTLGFFMRWWESHQLGFGRIPLTNLYESLIFFGWSIVAVYLFLEFKLKNRIIGAFVMPFAFLSMAYASFSTDQEIQPLIPALQSNWLTVHVVTCFLGYAAFTVACGLGIMYLLRSRAKSDQGIWAHLPDLRSLDDLIYKTILFGFFWLTVGIITGAVWAEQAWGSYWSWDPKETWSLITWFVYAAAIHARLMRGWSGTKIAFLSIIGFASVLFTYFGVNFLLSGLHSYGAG; encoded by the coding sequence ATGACTAGTTCACTCCTTCTCAGCATCGCCACGTTTCTTTATTTAGCAGCGGCTATTTTTTACCTGCTTAACTGGATTTTTGGCTGGCGAAAATGCGGCCTCATAGGCACAGCCACCGCAGCAGGAGGCCTTGCGCTCCACACTCTCGGCTTTTTTATGCGCTGGTGGGAATCCCACCAACTTGGCTTTGGCCGCATCCCCCTTACCAACTTATATGAATCTTTAATATTCTTCGGCTGGTCAATCGTAGCAGTTTACCTTTTTCTTGAATTTAAACTAAAAAATCGCATTATCGGCGCTTTTGTTATGCCTTTTGCCTTTTTAAGCATGGCTTATGCCTCTTTTTCCACTGACCAGGAGATCCAACCCCTTATTCCAGCCCTCCAAAGTAACTGGCTCACCGTGCACGTGGTCACCTGCTTTTTGGGATATGCCGCTTTTACCGTGGCTTGTGGGCTGGGCATCATGTATCTTTTGCGCTCTCGCGCCAAAAGTGACCAAGGCATATGGGCTCACTTGCCGGACCTTAGAAGCCTTGATGACCTCATTTATAAAACAATTCTTTTTGGTTTCTTCTGGCTCACGGTAGGGATTATCACTGGTGCAGTTTGGGCAGAACAGGCCTGGGGTAGTTACTGGAGCTGGGACCCCAAAGAGACCTGGTCCCTGATAACCTGGTTTGTTTACGCCGCAGCTATTCATGCCAGGCTTATGCGCGGCTGGAGCGGCACGAAAATAGCCTTCCTTTCCATCATTGGCTTTGCTTCGGTGCTCTTCACTTATTTCGGTGTGAATTTCTTACTATCTGGATTACACAGCTACGGTGCGGGATAG
- a CDS encoding sensor histidine kinase: MENISNFELKRGLTFIGMKNDISAGILKPSICPKDKCRIEELLRLSLSFATQLLQAEDEKDLWAALLVAATAAEGLRFNRAFVFRKEETEDVFKGVTGIGPMSPEEASQVWGALEKEKPSFEEMVARVKNEIESGDTPAIAFIKKQRFSPPPQTSVWYDIFDGQKNIILLTPETSTETAAFLEKLGVEQAVAAPLRMPPLVYGFILVDNAITRKPFCSEELQFLETISLLVSVALERLFSYKELMRQKHLLLEAERIAVIGQLSSKVFHEIRNPLSALGGLSKVLLRRNVPEGMEGYLKTMVREAERLERVLEDIFQFSKPFELKKEPVRLFRLLQAALNVFLPTFKERGIHVSFECTNGDPIIHVDPKEMQLVFIHLMKSALEIMPAGGMLNIGVFKDDKGLCIKVIYSRKKADSLTTQTEATGLGLSLSKKIVELHGGSLKILSLHPLETEISICFPNRLLINGGKK, translated from the coding sequence ATGGAAAATATTTCAAATTTTGAACTTAAAAGAGGTTTGACTTTTATTGGCATGAAAAACGATATTTCCGCAGGTATTTTAAAGCCGAGTATCTGCCCTAAAGATAAATGCAGGATTGAAGAGTTGCTTAGGCTTTCTCTTAGTTTTGCAACGCAACTTTTACAAGCCGAAGACGAAAAAGACCTTTGGGCAGCTTTGTTGGTGGCGGCTACTGCGGCTGAGGGGTTGCGTTTTAACAGGGCTTTTGTTTTTCGTAAGGAAGAGACAGAAGACGTATTTAAGGGAGTTACTGGCATTGGTCCAATGTCTCCAGAAGAAGCTTCTCAGGTGTGGGGGGCCCTTGAGAAAGAGAAACCCTCTTTTGAAGAGATGGTTGCTCGTGTTAAAAATGAAATCGAAAGCGGAGACACCCCAGCGATTGCCTTTATTAAAAAACAAAGATTTTCTCCTCCCCCACAGACTTCTGTTTGGTATGATATCTTTGATGGGCAAAAAAACATTATCCTTTTGACTCCGGAAACATCTACTGAGACGGCAGCTTTTCTCGAAAAACTTGGAGTCGAACAAGCGGTTGCGGCTCCTTTGCGTATGCCGCCACTTGTTTATGGCTTCATCCTGGTGGATAACGCCATAACCAGGAAACCATTTTGTTCAGAAGAACTACAATTTTTAGAAACAATATCTCTTTTGGTCAGTGTTGCCCTTGAGCGCCTTTTTTCCTACAAAGAACTTATGCGCCAGAAACATCTTCTGCTGGAAGCTGAAAGGATTGCGGTAATAGGGCAGCTTTCTTCCAAAGTATTTCACGAGATTCGTAATCCTCTTTCTGCTCTGGGAGGGCTTTCCAAAGTTCTTTTGCGGCGAAATGTCCCTGAGGGCATGGAAGGCTATCTAAAAACCATGGTGCGCGAAGCTGAAAGGCTTGAGAGGGTTTTGGAAGATATCTTCCAGTTTTCCAAGCCTTTTGAGCTTAAAAAAGAGCCAGTACGACTTTTTCGGCTTCTTCAAGCTGCCCTTAACGTATTTCTCCCTACGTTTAAAGAACGAGGCATTCACGTTTCTTTCGAATGTACCAACGGAGACCCTATAATCCACGTAGATCCAAAAGAAATGCAGCTAGTTTTTATCCATTTGATGAAAAGTGCCCTTGAAATCATGCCTGCTGGCGGAATGTTAAATATTGGAGTTTTTAAAGACGATAAAGGCCTGTGTATCAAGGTCATCTATTCTCGCAAGAAAGCTGATTCTTTAACCACCCAAACAGAGGCAACGGGCCTTGGGCTTTCGCTATCAAAAAAAATTGTCGAATTACACGGCGGTTCATTAAAAATACTTTCACTCCATCCCTTGGAGACTGAGATAAGTATCTGTTTTCCTAACAGGCTGCTCATCAACGGAGGTAAAAAGTGA
- a CDS encoding [protein-PII] uridylyltransferase family protein, which yields MRDSFKCREIPDEDWSRQNLERLKDAHPHLPWDKLSGENFFALSSLVGFSPYITSLLTRREEFVLLFLKEKIPNPSGKQALLKEILKKAAAIKDWKEFARLLRWFKQREFIKILALDFLGRSFLRSVSSITALAEATLNASLVWLTENLFPREMRERFFVLGMGKFGARELNYSSDIDIIYFYHAPLNEKERYISLAREITRLMDSLIESERVFRVDLGLRPGGKDGELVCSAKAGLNYYFYQSHPFERLALVKARPVAGNIHMGKAFLRNLRPVIYPHFLDFGYLEHIKDLKKRIEAEARKSGAEKNIKIGPGGIRSIEFFCQTLQMVFGGKIPDLRTRNTLWAINKLAQHGIVPEEEAKFLKNAYVFLRQVEHRIQTVHFRQTYTLPQEEAALERLAKSLGYAGHRAKDDFLADLNKIRKRSELIFSSLLEPQETRKTQDINELIEALLDGERRTQEIADLLKIPVHLLEEVKHILSVKGPLGRRRISLLKEILVETFKYLQEFENSGEVLAKFLAFVERLGGRLSFYYALKHEPEKIKELLFVFEKSNFLTNLLREAPGAAEALFKLEDSFCIPQASPSSNLEEALGMLRMAKNEELFRLGYLDLNQKLDLLTLLTRLSNLAEGILKETLNPALRERNQEESLLTVLGLGKLGGKELGYRSDLDMVFITSKDEDIVSATKVAQQFIHFLTVPLPEGPGYQVDTRLRPEGRKGPLVTTLKGFLTYHAKDSGLWEKLALLRLRPVAGNEELGQKVVQEIKELLSSFNFGPKEAEELRNMRFKMEKERTKKGLVNLKVGRGGLADIEFIVQWLVLKNIAQDIWEESTVKALDKLAGSNLLDNALAEKLKNNYLFLRRLEQLLILVFDKPGEEKEYLPEEIKGLKSYLGKDIWDRLNTSFEENRKIFEKLLA from the coding sequence GTGCGGGATAGTTTTAAATGTCGGGAGATCCCAGACGAAGATTGGTCCCGACAAAACCTTGAAAGGCTAAAAGATGCGCACCCTCATCTCCCCTGGGACAAACTCTCAGGGGAGAATTTTTTTGCTCTGTCCTCTCTTGTCGGTTTTTCTCCTTACATAACAAGCCTTCTTACACGTCGCGAAGAATTTGTTTTACTATTTTTGAAAGAAAAAATCCCTAACCCTTCAGGAAAGCAAGCCCTTTTAAAGGAAATCTTAAAAAAAGCCGCGGCCATCAAAGATTGGAAAGAATTTGCCAGGCTCCTTCGCTGGTTTAAACAAAGGGAATTTATCAAAATTCTGGCTTTAGATTTTTTAGGAAGATCTTTTCTCCGTTCGGTTTCTTCTATCACAGCCCTGGCAGAAGCCACTTTAAATGCCTCTCTTGTTTGGCTTACGGAAAATCTATTTCCAAGAGAAATGCGTGAGCGGTTTTTTGTCCTTGGGATGGGCAAATTCGGCGCCCGTGAACTAAACTACAGCTCAGATATTGATATTATTTATTTTTACCATGCTCCTTTAAACGAAAAAGAAAGATACATTTCCCTTGCCAGAGAAATTACCCGTCTGATGGATTCCCTCATCGAAAGCGAACGGGTATTCCGGGTGGACCTTGGTCTGCGCCCAGGAGGTAAAGACGGTGAGCTTGTGTGTTCGGCCAAAGCAGGACTTAATTATTATTTTTATCAATCGCATCCCTTTGAGCGTTTGGCCCTGGTAAAAGCACGCCCTGTTGCCGGAAATATTCATATGGGAAAAGCTTTCTTAAGAAATTTGCGTCCGGTCATATATCCTCATTTCCTTGATTTTGGCTATCTTGAACACATAAAAGATTTAAAAAAACGCATTGAAGCAGAAGCTCGCAAAAGCGGTGCTGAAAAGAACATAAAAATAGGCCCAGGAGGTATCCGTTCAATTGAGTTTTTCTGTCAAACCCTTCAGATGGTCTTTGGTGGAAAAATCCCGGATCTTCGCACCCGCAACACCTTATGGGCCATTAACAAGCTTGCTCAGCACGGAATAGTCCCAGAAGAAGAAGCCAAGTTTTTAAAAAACGCTTACGTCTTTTTAAGACAGGTAGAACATCGCATACAAACAGTCCATTTTAGGCAGACTTATACCCTTCCCCAGGAAGAAGCTGCCCTTGAACGCCTAGCTAAAAGTTTAGGCTACGCTGGGCACAGGGCAAAAGATGATTTTCTCGCAGACCTTAACAAAATAAGAAAGCGCTCAGAACTAATCTTTTCTTCGCTTCTTGAGCCTCAAGAAACCAGAAAAACTCAAGACATTAACGAACTGATAGAAGCTCTTTTGGATGGAGAAAGAAGGACCCAAGAAATAGCTGACTTATTAAAAATTCCTGTTCATCTCTTAGAAGAAGTTAAACATATTCTTTCGGTTAAAGGGCCGCTTGGCAGACGCAGGATCTCTCTGCTAAAGGAAATTTTGGTTGAAACCTTCAAATATTTGCAAGAATTTGAAAATTCCGGAGAAGTTCTGGCGAAATTTCTGGCATTTGTAGAACGGCTTGGCGGACGCCTTTCTTTTTATTACGCCTTAAAACACGAACCTGAAAAAATAAAAGAACTTCTTTTTGTTTTTGAAAAGAGTAATTTTTTGACCAATCTTTTGCGCGAAGCTCCAGGGGCCGCAGAAGCCCTTTTCAAACTAGAAGATAGTTTTTGCATCCCGCAGGCAAGCCCTTCTTCAAATCTTGAAGAAGCCCTGGGGATGCTACGCATGGCCAAAAACGAAGAACTTTTCCGCCTGGGATACCTTGACTTAAACCAAAAACTCGATCTTCTAACTTTGCTTACCAGACTGAGCAACCTTGCCGAAGGGATACTTAAAGAGACCCTTAATCCTGCTTTGCGGGAACGAAACCAAGAAGAGTCGCTTTTGACAGTCCTTGGGCTCGGGAAGCTCGGGGGCAAAGAGCTTGGCTACCGCTCAGACCTTGACATGGTCTTCATAACCAGCAAAGACGAAGACATTGTCTCTGCAACCAAAGTGGCCCAGCAATTTATTCACTTTCTCACGGTTCCCCTTCCCGAAGGCCCTGGCTACCAGGTAGATACCAGGCTAAGACCTGAAGGCCGCAAGGGCCCCCTGGTGACCACTTTAAAAGGCTTTTTAACCTATCACGCCAAAGATTCAGGCCTTTGGGAGAAGCTGGCCCTTTTGCGTTTAAGACCAGTTGCGGGAAACGAAGAATTAGGCCAAAAAGTAGTGCAGGAAATCAAAGAGCTCCTGAGCTCTTTTAATTTTGGCCCCAAAGAGGCGGAAGAGCTAAGAAACATGCGTTTTAAAATGGAAAAAGAGCGCACTAAAAAAGGCCTTGTTAACTTAAAGGTTGGCCGCGGCGGCCTTGCTGACATTGAATTTATCGTTCAGTGGCTTGTCTTAAAAAACATCGCTCAAGATATCTGGGAAGAAAGTACGGTAAAAGCCCTTGATAAGCTTGCTGGGAGCAACCTCCTTGATAATGCTCTCGCTGAAAAACTGAAAAATAACTACCTTTTCCTTAGGCGACTTGAACAGCTTCTTATTTTAGTGTTTGACAAACCAGGAGAAGAAAAAGAATACCTCCCGGAAGAGATAAAAGGCCTTAAGTCCTATCTAGGCAAAGATATCTGGGATAGACTCAACACCTCTTTTGAAGAAAACAGAAAAATATTTGAAAAACTCCTGGCATAA
- a CDS encoding HIT family protein, producing the protein MKVLWAPWRMEYILGKREPGCPFCPPEIKLPDEKRLILYVDDKTIVIMNKFPYNTGHLLVSPRRHVPELDDLSPDELSALMLTVRTSIRILREVMKPDGFNVGINLGKVAGAGIPEHLHIQIVPRWDGDVNFMTVFGDVRVVPEHMIATYRRLFPHFEKYMAGEKDL; encoded by the coding sequence GTGAAGGTTTTGTGGGCTCCCTGGCGCATGGAATACATCCTTGGCAAAAGGGAACCAGGTTGTCCCTTTTGCCCTCCTGAAATAAAGCTTCCAGATGAAAAGCGTCTAATTCTTTATGTTGACGACAAAACAATAGTCATAATGAATAAGTTCCCCTACAATACCGGGCATTTACTTGTCTCCCCGCGTCGTCATGTGCCCGAGCTCGATGATCTGAGCCCTGACGAGCTTTCCGCCCTTATGCTCACGGTAAGAACATCTATAAGGATTTTGCGTGAAGTAATGAAGCCAGATGGTTTCAATGTAGGGATTAACCTTGGTAAAGTAGCAGGGGCTGGAATTCCTGAGCATCTACACATTCAGATCGTTCCCCGCTGGGACGGAGACGTTAATTTTATGACGGTTTTTGGGGATGTGCGTGTTGTGCCGGAACACATGATAGCAACTTACCGTAGGCTTTTCCCTCACTTTGAAAAATATATGGCAGGAGAAAAGGATCTCTGA
- a CDS encoding branched-chain amino acid ABC transporter permease, with amino-acid sequence MRAFFLLVLIVLALPIFIHNSYYLNVLAFIGLYFLVTLGLSLFIGFAGQISLGHGAFYALGAYGSALTEIYLGLSPFLATLLAVFFTGLVAWSLGRFILRLRGHYLVMATLALNLIVYVFLVEADSVTGGVSGLPGIPPYCIGSFCFNTDKSNYYLIWFFGLVIFFFILRLLGGRIGRELKAIKASEAAARSLGISVLSYKVWAFTFSAILTAFSGALYAHFLSFISPKTFDIFYSVEVVTMVLVGGKGNPWGALLGSVFLTPLPLVLGFFEEYKDIFYGLSLMFILLFVPEGLIFVVKSFWQKYKDPFLFFGTKKGKGSTRGKR; translated from the coding sequence ATGAGGGCTTTTTTTCTTTTAGTTTTAATAGTTTTAGCCTTGCCGATTTTTATTCACAATTCTTATTACTTAAATGTTTTGGCTTTTATTGGCCTTTATTTTTTGGTGACCTTGGGCCTTAGCCTTTTCATCGGTTTTGCAGGCCAAATTTCTCTTGGTCACGGGGCTTTTTACGCCCTAGGGGCTTATGGTTCAGCGTTGACGGAAATCTACTTAGGGCTTTCGCCTTTTTTAGCTACTCTTTTAGCTGTTTTTTTTACCGGATTGGTAGCCTGGTCCCTAGGGCGTTTTATTTTGCGTTTGCGCGGACATTATCTAGTTATGGCCACTTTGGCCTTAAATCTTATAGTGTATGTGTTTTTGGTGGAAGCTGATTCTGTTACTGGTGGTGTTTCGGGCCTTCCAGGGATACCTCCTTACTGCATTGGAAGTTTTTGTTTCAATACTGATAAATCAAACTACTATCTCATCTGGTTTTTTGGCCTGGTTATTTTCTTTTTTATATTGCGACTGCTCGGGGGACGGATAGGAAGAGAGCTTAAAGCCATCAAAGCAAGCGAAGCTGCGGCCAGGTCCTTAGGGATTTCGGTTTTGTCTTACAAAGTTTGGGCTTTTACTTTTAGTGCAATCTTAACGGCATTTTCTGGAGCTCTTTACGCTCATTTTCTTTCTTTTATAAGTCCTAAAACATTTGATATTTTCTATTCGGTAGAAGTGGTGACCATGGTGCTTGTTGGAGGAAAGGGAAATCCATGGGGAGCGTTGCTAGGGTCTGTTTTTTTAACTCCTCTTCCTTTAGTTTTGGGGTTTTTTGAAGAATATAAAGACATTTTTTACGGCTTAAGCTTGATGTTTATCCTGCTTTTTGTTCCCGAAGGGCTTATTTTCGTTGTCAAATCGTTTTGGCAAAAATACAAGGATCCGTTCCTATTTTTCGGAACGAAAAAGGGGAAGGGATCCACGAGAGGAAAACGTTGA
- a CDS encoding ATP-binding response regulator yields the protein MKARAARHILLVNDEPVQRYRLASVLKKAGYEVAVAEDGLKAIELVSEKKSFDLLITDLYMPRVDGWGLCRFIFENNFNLPVLIISSYFAPEEIEDIVKALGVEGYLKYPCSSKKLLSEIKRIFERERQKTKEAYHVFMLGTNSDNNWLRTLRQAGFQVTFLSSLKETLRVVRENNFSAGFISTSFSPEEAFIIKQESPHLSLFLLPEENYKGDPFAYVIKGARYVLPKESGPEYIRYLVEKELKEKALLYGQELLHQKTKELEAVSQELVRIQNILQLIVEQASDIGIIITNEKMEPIFSNPKAEEFFELAKSKDFYGLMSFLIGRFNPELVKKIVEQEGVFHCEVKLSETSQILSLKVRSFHQKEKDTLLGYVFSIEDLTKERQFQERLVQMQKMEAIATMAAGIAHDFNNILAAIRLKAELLTERVFSSDAKYVNDILSLCDRAAGIVKQMISFSHPERKGSSNVSELNNQVREALTFLQETIPDGIGVKLNLLESELYVPLDPSQLTQIIMNLCLNAVQAMGEKGILALRTYRTSLPDEKLDGYIPGGIVPKRGSFAVLEVSDTGTGIAPEDLRRIFDPYFSTKNPESGTGLGLAVTRRIIENAGGFILVKTAMGKGSTFRVYLPQVSPPRKTLGQDLKKKLLKKSFSTVMVVEDEKGIAEAIANFLKEKGYNVICCFSGEEAISKLEEGITPGVLVVDLNLPGVPGRRVIEAAKQKKKDLPILVTTGFLSPYDLEFLKRMAITHIIQKPFRLEEIQKNIAVMMDN from the coding sequence ATGAAGGCAAGAGCAGCAAGACATATTTTACTTGTTAACGACGAACCGGTTCAGCGCTACCGTCTTGCTTCAGTTCTGAAAAAGGCCGGCTATGAAGTTGCCGTGGCTGAAGATGGTTTGAAGGCCATTGAGTTGGTTTCTGAGAAGAAGTCCTTTGACTTATTGATTACAGACCTTTACATGCCACGGGTGGACGGCTGGGGTCTTTGTCGCTTTATTTTTGAAAATAATTTTAACTTGCCAGTTCTTATTATTTCTTCTTATTTTGCCCCTGAAGAGATTGAAGACATTGTAAAGGCGCTCGGCGTAGAAGGGTATCTAAAGTATCCCTGTTCATCAAAAAAGCTTTTAAGCGAAATAAAAAGAATCTTTGAGAGAGAAAGACAAAAGACCAAAGAGGCCTATCATGTCTTTATGCTTGGTACCAATAGCGATAACAACTGGCTGAGAACCCTTAGGCAAGCTGGATTTCAGGTAACTTTTCTCTCTTCTTTGAAGGAAACGTTGCGAGTGGTTAGGGAAAATAATTTTTCCGCAGGATTTATTTCCACTTCTTTTTCTCCTGAGGAAGCCTTTATTATCAAACAGGAGTCCCCTCATCTTTCGCTTTTTCTTCTGCCAGAAGAAAACTATAAAGGCGATCCCTTTGCATATGTTATTAAGGGCGCGCGCTATGTGTTACCAAAAGAAAGTGGCCCGGAATATATCAGATATCTTGTAGAAAAAGAACTTAAAGAAAAAGCCTTGTTATATGGCCAAGAACTTTTACACCAAAAGACTAAAGAACTCGAAGCCGTAAGCCAAGAGCTTGTTCGTATACAAAACATATTACAGCTTATCGTAGAACAGGCCTCGGATATAGGCATCATAATCACCAACGAGAAAATGGAACCTATTTTTTCCAATCCAAAAGCAGAGGAATTTTTTGAACTCGCGAAAAGTAAAGATTTCTATGGTCTAATGAGCTTTTTGATTGGACGTTTTAATCCTGAGCTTGTGAAAAAAATTGTCGAGCAAGAAGGCGTTTTTCATTGTGAAGTGAAATTATCAGAGACAAGTCAGATTTTATCTTTGAAGGTTCGTTCTTTTCATCAAAAAGAAAAAGATACTTTACTAGGATATGTTTTTTCTATTGAAGATCTTACCAAAGAGCGTCAGTTTCAAGAAAGATTAGTTCAGATGCAGAAAATGGAAGCAATTGCAACTATGGCTGCGGGCATTGCCCATGATTTTAATAACATTTTAGCAGCAATCCGTTTAAAGGCAGAATTACTAACAGAAAGGGTTTTTTCTTCTGATGCTAAATATGTGAACGATATATTATCTCTTTGTGATAGGGCTGCTGGTATTGTAAAACAAATGATTTCTTTTTCTCATCCCGAAAGAAAAGGAAGTAGCAATGTTTCAGAATTGAATAATCAAGTCCGTGAAGCATTGACGTTTCTTCAAGAGACAATACCTGATGGTATCGGTGTTAAGCTTAACCTCTTAGAATCTGAGCTTTATGTCCCGTTAGATCCTTCTCAGTTGACCCAAATTATCATGAACTTGTGTCTTAACGCTGTTCAAGCAATGGGAGAAAAGGGCATTCTCGCCTTGCGAACATATCGAACCTCTTTGCCAGATGAGAAGTTAGACGGCTACATCCCTGGGGGGATAGTTCCTAAGCGGGGAAGTTTTGCAGTGTTAGAAGTAAGTGATACGGGGACAGGTATTGCTCCTGAAGACCTGAGGCGTATTTTTGATCCCTATTTTTCTACCAAAAACCCAGAATCTGGTACAGGGCTTGGGCTTGCTGTGACACGCCGCATAATAGAAAATGCCGGGGGCTTTATCCTTGTAAAAACAGCCATGGGCAAAGGTTCAACCTTTAGGGTTTATTTGCCTCAGGTTTCGCCTCCTCGTAAAACCCTGGGCCAAGACCTGAAGAAAAAGCTTCTCAAAAAGTCCTTTTCTACTGTGATGGTAGTTGAAGATGAGAAGGGGATTGCTGAAGCTATAGCTAATTTTTTAAAAGAAAAGGGATACAATGTTATTTGTTGCTTTTCCGGAGAAGAAGCTATCTCAAAGTTAGAGGAAGGAATTACTCCTGGGGTTTTAGTGGTTGATCTAAATCTTCCGGGGGTTCCTGGTCGCAGGGTAATTGAGGCCGCCAAACAAAAAAAGAAGGATCTGCCTATTCTCGTGACCACAGGGTTTTTAAGCCCCTATGACCTGGAGTTTTTAAAACGCATGGCGATCACCCATATTATTCAAAAGCCTTTTCGTTTAGAAGAAATTCAAAAAAATATCGCCGTAATGATGGATAATTAG
- a CDS encoding radical SAM protein → MGEQGSGAIFFSGCNLACVFCQTYEISQEGAGQEISYEKLAEVMLELASQGCANINLVTPSHQVLQILKALKIACEKGLALPIVFNTGSYDKIETLKLLEGIVDIYLADFKLWSPDLCAKYLGAKDYAKVAREAIKEMYRQVGELVLDEKGLAKRGLIIRHLVMPGMLEETEKILSFIRDEISANVHLNLMGHYHPAGRVEKFPEINRLLTKDEFKRALTLTRRLGFKNLDKTHLSLLSLLLR, encoded by the coding sequence GTGGGAGAGCAAGGTTCAGGGGCTATCTTTTTTTCTGGATGTAATTTGGCCTGCGTTTTTTGTCAGACCTATGAAATCAGCCAGGAAGGAGCAGGGCAAGAAATTTCTTATGAAAAACTTGCAGAGGTTATGCTAGAGCTGGCTTCGCAGGGCTGTGCCAATATCAATCTTGTAACCCCTAGTCACCAGGTACTTCAAATTTTAAAGGCCTTGAAAATAGCCTGTGAAAAAGGTCTTGCCCTTCCCATAGTTTTTAACACAGGAAGCTACGACAAAATTGAAACACTCAAACTTCTTGAAGGCATTGTGGACATTTACCTTGCGGACTTCAAACTCTGGAGTCCTGATCTTTGTGCCAAATATCTGGGGGCTAAAGATTATGCCAAGGTTGCACGAGAGGCTATTAAAGAAATGTATCGCCAGGTGGGCGAGTTAGTTCTTGACGAAAAAGGCCTTGCCAAACGTGGTCTCATTATCAGGCATTTAGTAATGCCAGGTATGCTTGAAGAGACTGAAAAAATCCTTTCCTTTATAAGAGATGAAATTTCAGCAAACGTTCATCTCAACTTAATGGGGCACTATCATCCAGCAGGCAGGGTAGAAAAATTCCCTGAGATCAATCGGTTGCTTACCAAAGACGAATTTAAAAGGGCGTTAACTTTAACACGACGACTTGGTTTTAAAAATCTCGATAAAACCCACTTATCCCTTCTTTCCTTGCTATTACGATAA
- a CDS encoding TusE/DsrC/DsvC family sulfur relay protein: MPVVEFKGKKFEVDEDGFLLGGLDAWCMEWVEYVKQLEGIEELTDEHWKVIKVLQDYYKKNGVAPMVRVLSKVTGYPLKKIYELFPSGPGKGACKMAGLPKPTGCV; the protein is encoded by the coding sequence ATGCCGGTAGTAGAATTCAAAGGTAAAAAGTTTGAGGTAGATGAAGACGGTTTCCTTCTCGGTGGTCTTGATGCGTGGTGCATGGAATGGGTTGAGTATGTTAAGCAGCTTGAGGGTATTGAAGAGTTGACCGACGAACACTGGAAAGTTATCAAGGTGCTCCAGGATTACTACAAGAAAAACGGTGTCGCTCCCATGGTTCGTGTTCTTTCTAAGGTAACAGGCTATCCTCTTAAGAAGATTTACGAACTTTTTCCCTCTGGCCCTGGTAAGGGAGCCTGTAAAATGGCTGGTCTTCCTAAGCCCACTGGCTGCGTGTAA